A stretch of DNA from Acidovorax carolinensis:
CAGCACATGGAGGCCTTCTTCGTGAGCCGCGCTGGCGACGAAGGGATTCTTGCCTGCGTCGGCCTGGAACGGTTCGGCGAGACCGCGCTGCTGCGCTCGCTGGCCGTACGCGCCGACGCTCGGGGCAATGGTGTCGGCGACCAAGCCCTGCAGACCATGGAAGCCTTCGCTGCATCGAAAGGCGTGAATCGCCTCTGCATCTTGACCACCACGGCAGAGCCATTCTTCGAGACGCGAGGTTTCGAGCGCTGCGACCGCACGGCGTTGCCGGCTTCCGTCCAGGCCAGCAGCGAGTTCAAGAGCCTGTGCCCGTCCACGGCAGTTTGCATGTTCAAAGAAATCACTCCGACATCCCCAACCGAAATACACCGTCATGGCTGACAAAACCTACAACGTGCTCTTCATCTGCACGGGCAACTCTGCGCGCTCCATCATGGCCGAGGGCCTGCTCAACTACATGGGGGATGGGCGATTCAAGGCCTACTCGGCGGGCAGTCATCCGGCTGGCAAGGTCAACGCCCATGCGCTACGCACACTGGAAAGGCTGCGCCTGCCTGCAGAGGGCTACCGCAGCAAGAACTGGGACGAGTTCGCGAAGCCAGATTCACCCGCCTTGGATTTCGTGCTGACGGTGTGCGACAAGGCTGCCGGCGAGATGTGCCCGGTCTGGCCAGGACAGCCGATGACCGCACACTGGGGCGTGGCCGACCCTGCAGCCTTCGAAGGATCGGAAGAGGCCACCGAGCGCCAGTTCATGGACACGGCGCTCACGTTGAAGCGCCGGATCGAGTTGATGCTGGCATTGCCTCTGGCCCGGCTCGACTCGATGGCCATCCAGCGCGAGATCCGCGACATCGGCAAGGCTCAAAAGGCTGCGCAATGACGCTCAACGTTCTGATCCTCTGCACCCACAACTCCGCCCGCAGCGTGCTGGCCGAGGGCATGCTCAACCACTGGGCCCAGAAGCTCGGCAAGGACGTGAAGGCGTTCAGCGCCGGCAGCGCACCCAGCGGAAGAATCAACCCGTTCGCCATCGAGGTGCTGCAGGCGGCCGGCGTGAACACCGAGGGCTTTCGCAGCAAGAGCTGGGACGAATTCTCCACGCCGCCGATGCAGGTGGTCATCACGGTCTGCGACAGTGCGGCGCAGGAGACCTGCCCCTACTGGCCGGGCACGCGCGTCAAGATGCATTGGGGCTATCCGGACCCATCGAACACGGAAGGTGGCGACAACGCCAAACGCCAGGCTTTCGAGCTGACGCGCCAGGCGATTTCCTATCGCATGCTGCAGCTGCTCGCGCTGGACAATCCGGACGCGATGAGCGACGCCGAGCTGCAAGAGCGGCTGAGCAACATCTCTGCGAGCTGAACCGTGAGCGCAGTCATCGAAAGCCCGCGCGCCAGCGCGGCCCCCATGAGCGTGTTCGAGCGCTATCTGACGGTGTGGGTTTTCCTCTGCATCGTCGTCGGCATTGCGCTGGGGCAACTGTTCCCGGCGGCATTCCAGGCGGTGGGCCGCCTCGAGGTCGCCAAGGTCAACATCCCCGTGGGCGTGCTGATCTGGGTGATGATCATCCCGATGCTGCTGCGGGTCGACTTTGCGGCCCTCGCACAGGTGAAAAACCACTGGCGCGGCATCGGCGTGACGCTGTTCATCAACTGGGCGGTGAAGCCGTTCTCCATGGCCTTCCTGGCATGGTTCTTCGTGCGCCAGGTGTTCGCCGGTTCGCTACCGGCCGACCAACTCGACAGCTACGTGGCCGGCTTGATCCTGCTGGCTGCCGCACCCTGCACGGCGATGGTGTTCGTCTGGAGCCGTCTGACAGGCGGCGACCCTGTCTTCACGCTGTCGCAGGTCGCCTTGAACGACGCCATCATGGTGTTCGCCTTCGCCCCCATCGTCGGCTTGCTGCTGGGCCTGTCGGCCATCACGGTGCCGTGGGACACGCTCATCACGTCGGTGGTGCTCTACATCGTGCTGCCGGTGATCTTCGCGCAGCTGCTGAGGAAGCAACTGCTGAAGGCCGGGCCGGCCGCTTTCGAACGCGCCATGCATCGCATCGGCCCGTGGTCGATCGCGGCGCTCCTGCTGACGCTCGTTCTCCTGTTCGCATTCCAGGGCGAAGCCATCATCAAGCAGCCGCTGGTGATCGCCATGCTCGCGGTGCCGATCCTGATCCAGGTGGTGCTGAATTCCGGTCTGGCCTACTGGCTCAACCGAAAGCTCGGCGAGAAGCACAGCATCGCCTGCCCGTCTGCGTTGATCGGTGCGTCCAATTTCTTCGAGCTGGCAGTGGCCGCGGCCATCAGCCTGTTCGGCTTTCACTCGGGCGCGGCCCTGGCCACCGTGGTCGGCGTGCTGATTGAGGTGCCGATCATGCTGGCAGTGGTGAAGGTCGTGAACTCGTCGCGGGGTTGGTATGAGTCGTGAACTGCCGAACGTCGATCCTGAACTCTTTGAAAAACCCGATGCGGATCTGCTGCTGTCGGTAAAGCGCGCAAGCCATGCGCCGCGCATCCTGTTGCTGTATGGGTCGGTTCGCGAGCGGTCCTACAGCCGGTTGCTGACCGAGGAGGCAGCGCGACTGCTTCGCGCGCTCGGCGCCGAGACGCGGATCTTTGATCCTCGCGGCTTGCCGTTGCCGGACGCCGAACCCGACGACCATCCCAAGGTAGTGGAGCTACGCGAGCTCGCTCAGTGGGCGGAGGGAATGGTCTGGACCTCGCCCGAACGTCACGGCGCCATGACCGGGATCATGAAAGCCCAGATCGATTGGATTCCGCTGGCAATGGGCTCCGTTCGGCCCACGCAGGGCAAGACGCTCGCGGTCATGGAGGTGTCGGGCGGCTCGCAGTCCTTCAACGCGGTGAACCAGCTGCGCGTGCTCGGCCGCTGGATGCGCATGATCACGATCCCCAACCAGTCGTCGGTGGCCAAGGCCTTCCTCGAATTCGAGGAGAACGGCCGCATGAAACCCTCACCGTACTACGAGCGCGTGGTCGACGTCATGGAAGAGCTGGTGAAGTTCACGCTGCTCACGCGCGATTGCGCTCAGTACCTGGTCGACCGCTACAGCGAGCGCCGCGAGAGTGCGGAAGCCCTGTCGAAGCGAGTCAACCTGCGCAGTATCTAGTTTGGCCACTGTCGCATGACAACGGTAAGGCTGGGCGTGACCCAGACCTTGGCTTGGGCGTCCTCGTACTACCTTCTCGCGGTGCTGGCAGGCGCTGTGGGCCGAGATGTCGGCATATCGACCTCCATGGTCTTCGGTGCCTTTTCGGTAGCGCTTCTTGTCGCCGCGGGCGTGGGGCCGTATGCCGGTCGAATCATCGATCGGTTCGGCGGACGCCCCGTGTTGATTGCCAGCAATCTGATCTTCGCGGCCGGGCTGGCGGGCTTGAGCCAGGCAACGCAGGCGGCTCACGTTTTCATCGCGTGGGCTGTCATCGGCGTTGCCATGGGCGGCGGACTTTACGAAGCGGCGTTCGCGACGGCGGTGCGGTTGCACGGCCGCGACGCGCGGCGAACAATCACTGGCATCACCCTGTTCGCCGGCTTTGCAAGCACGATCGGATGGCCCTTGTCTGCCTATCTGGAGGGAACGGTTGGCTGG
This window harbors:
- the arsN2 gene encoding arsenic resistance N-acetyltransferase ArsN2; the protein is MSKAPSESLVKSLFVRAEAALLTPVRSLLREADLPESDLQEQHMEAFFVSRAGDEGILACVGLERFGETALLRSLAVRADARGNGVGDQALQTMEAFAASKGVNRLCILTTTAEPFFETRGFERCDRTALPASVQASSEFKSLCPSTAVCMFKEITPTSPTEIHRHG
- a CDS encoding arsenate reductase ArsC; the encoded protein is MADKTYNVLFICTGNSARSIMAEGLLNYMGDGRFKAYSAGSHPAGKVNAHALRTLERLRLPAEGYRSKNWDEFAKPDSPALDFVLTVCDKAAGEMCPVWPGQPMTAHWGVADPAAFEGSEEATERQFMDTALTLKRRIELMLALPLARLDSMAIQREIRDIGKAQKAAQ
- a CDS encoding arsenate reductase ArsC; translated protein: MTLNVLILCTHNSARSVLAEGMLNHWAQKLGKDVKAFSAGSAPSGRINPFAIEVLQAAGVNTEGFRSKSWDEFSTPPMQVVITVCDSAAQETCPYWPGTRVKMHWGYPDPSNTEGGDNAKRQAFELTRQAISYRMLQLLALDNPDAMSDAELQERLSNISAS
- the arsB gene encoding ACR3 family arsenite efflux transporter, which gives rise to MSVFERYLTVWVFLCIVVGIALGQLFPAAFQAVGRLEVAKVNIPVGVLIWVMIIPMLLRVDFAALAQVKNHWRGIGVTLFINWAVKPFSMAFLAWFFVRQVFAGSLPADQLDSYVAGLILLAAAPCTAMVFVWSRLTGGDPVFTLSQVALNDAIMVFAFAPIVGLLLGLSAITVPWDTLITSVVLYIVLPVIFAQLLRKQLLKAGPAAFERAMHRIGPWSIAALLLTLVLLFAFQGEAIIKQPLVIAMLAVPILIQVVLNSGLAYWLNRKLGEKHSIACPSALIGASNFFELAVAAAISLFGFHSGAALATVVGVLIEVPIMLAVVKVVNSSRGWYES
- the arsH gene encoding arsenical resistance protein ArsH, yielding MSRELPNVDPELFEKPDADLLLSVKRASHAPRILLLYGSVRERSYSRLLTEEAARLLRALGAETRIFDPRGLPLPDAEPDDHPKVVELRELAQWAEGMVWTSPERHGAMTGIMKAQIDWIPLAMGSVRPTQGKTLAVMEVSGGSQSFNAVNQLRVLGRWMRMITIPNQSSVAKAFLEFEENGRMKPSPYYERVVDVMEELVKFTLLTRDCAQYLVDRYSERRESAEALSKRVNLRSI